In Citrobacter sp. RHB25-C09, the following proteins share a genomic window:
- a CDS encoding fimbrial protein yields the protein MTDRTCLFFPMLVGLLSAFTTFNSHAAQKASVSLPIAMQVTNPQCQINKGLGLPETVQLPLITTSGTFLGDNNVEVPLMIDCASDITKFEVTLAGGNNSKLTTSNNMVDITLSWKKGGGAVVFGTPVELSKAPFLVSPKQFDGTLLARVSPHTGTIPAGNYTASLPVTFTYY from the coding sequence ATGACTGACAGGACATGTCTATTTTTCCCGATGCTGGTGGGGCTGTTAAGCGCATTTACGACGTTTAACAGCCACGCCGCACAAAAGGCAAGCGTAAGCCTCCCCATTGCAATGCAGGTCACTAATCCTCAGTGCCAAATCAATAAGGGGCTAGGCCTGCCTGAAACCGTGCAACTTCCGCTGATCACAACATCAGGTACCTTCTTAGGCGATAATAATGTTGAAGTTCCCCTTATGATTGACTGCGCCAGTGATATCACCAAATTCGAAGTGACTCTGGCGGGGGGCAATAATTCGAAACTCACTACGTCAAATAATATGGTCGATATTACCCTGTCATGGAAAAAGGGCGGAGGTGCAGTGGTGTTCGGGACGCCGGTCGAACTGAGTAAAGCGCCTTTTCTCGTAAGCCCAAAGCAGTTTGATGGAACCTTATTGGCCAGAGTATCTCCACATACCGGTACAATACCCGCTGGTAATTACACCGCCAGTTTGCCGGTGACGTTTACTTATTATTAA
- a CDS encoding fimbrial protein has translation MHKWLAFILITFSIHNASASKSLQKRVTINAELALNTCALSLSPANLNFQQISFSQFENSATTPQTVDLNIACSWPATGISLKFSPAAGVSTSSTSLMKTGLSGVGLALSWKNAAGTDFTPLELNKSFAPASTALSNKNETLGQFQLLPKQIPGETLQAGNISTSLTVEVTYD, from the coding sequence ATGCACAAATGGTTAGCCTTTATTTTGATAACTTTTTCAATTCACAATGCATCTGCGTCGAAATCCTTGCAGAAGAGAGTGACGATAAACGCCGAGTTAGCCTTAAACACGTGCGCACTGTCTCTCTCTCCGGCAAACCTGAACTTTCAACAAATCAGCTTTAGCCAGTTTGAAAATAGCGCAACAACGCCACAGACAGTGGATCTGAATATAGCGTGCAGTTGGCCTGCAACCGGGATCTCGCTAAAATTCTCGCCTGCAGCTGGCGTTTCCACAAGCAGCACTAGCCTGATGAAGACGGGTCTATCCGGCGTTGGGCTTGCGTTGTCATGGAAAAATGCAGCCGGCACAGATTTTACGCCGCTAGAATTGAATAAGTCTTTTGCACCCGCATCAACGGCATTAAGTAACAAAAATGAAACGCTTGGTCAGTTTCAGCTGTTACCTAAACAAATTCCAGGTGAAACGCTCCAGGCAGGGAATATTTCCACCAGTCTGACTGTCGAGGTGACCTATGACTGA
- a CDS encoding fimbrial protein, giving the protein MCKFIFALSIALLSLCSLPSMAANCSGGTILFDTDPSDHGYWISGYTSADDDRLLIMQVNVQNGMSCDPDYVENAVGMSKMTMRITSGGTCKNATTITTPYPGIEWELEGMHCDGNSIISNNIKSGSSWDSRIDWPSGTSLGKVRLVVKDQYWIQNTTTGMYTINIPALSFGSTLSNSPSVSVASALGFSVPFQVRDTATCSMSLSTENLDFGKLTPTNVNNNSLYKELSVYYSCKNKALVNGLYVRFDPENVVNATNGMFSANDNNGRKLNFQITRVRGNEHVIPLNANFQIYQPSKVDLDATETFRINVRPSTPFPAGKVSTYMNVSLIYR; this is encoded by the coding sequence ATGTGTAAATTCATATTTGCTCTTTCCATCGCTTTGTTATCACTCTGTTCTTTACCTTCCATGGCAGCTAACTGCAGTGGAGGAACCATACTTTTTGATACGGACCCCAGTGACCATGGGTACTGGATCAGTGGCTATACATCAGCAGATGATGATCGATTGTTAATAATGCAAGTGAACGTACAAAATGGCATGTCTTGCGATCCAGATTATGTAGAGAATGCGGTCGGGATGAGTAAAATGACCATGAGAATCACCAGCGGAGGAACTTGTAAAAACGCAACCACTATAACGACACCTTATCCAGGTATTGAATGGGAACTGGAAGGTATGCATTGTGATGGTAATTCTATCATCTCTAACAACATTAAATCTGGATCGTCATGGGATAGTAGAATTGACTGGCCCTCTGGCACTAGTCTCGGTAAAGTCAGGCTGGTTGTGAAGGATCAATATTGGATACAAAATACGACAACCGGGATGTACACCATTAATATCCCTGCCCTATCCTTTGGATCTACTTTATCAAATAGTCCAAGTGTATCTGTCGCTTCTGCATTGGGGTTTTCTGTGCCATTCCAAGTTAGGGATACTGCCACTTGTTCAATGAGTCTTTCTACTGAAAATTTAGACTTTGGTAAATTAACACCAACTAACGTTAATAATAATTCTTTATACAAAGAGCTCTCAGTTTATTATTCATGTAAAAATAAAGCCTTAGTTAATGGTCTGTATGTGCGTTTCGACCCAGAGAATGTTGTTAATGCGACAAATGGTATGTTTAGTGCCAACGATAATAATGGACGAAAACTTAACTTTCAAATAACCCGGGTTCGCGGAAATGAACACGTTATCCCTCTTAATGCAAATTTCCAAATATATCAGCCATCAAAAGTAGATCTTGATGCCACAGAGACATTCAGAATTAATGTCAGACCTTCAACACCGTTTCCTGCCGGGAAGGTTTCTACATACATGAATGTTTCGCTAATATACAGATAG
- a CDS encoding fimbrial chaperone, giving the protein MAKNNTLKKVFFSASLFLFAASSHAAFVLNSTRYVFDGKRENISVQVDNQSTQEYGGQIWIENQDQNDKNVYFVPSPTFFKVADQHKQVLRILKINDALPKDKESLFWINIQEIPKAPKEGTNALSIALHTQVKMFYRPDALKEKRENAEQQIKMINSDGNTVLWNDTPYYFAIISVKQNGAPIKVSNDIKEKLSVFAPGEKVSLGKSITSSSLSIVAFDDYGVDKEYKLNKS; this is encoded by the coding sequence GTGGCTAAGAACAATACACTGAAAAAGGTTTTCTTTTCTGCATCACTGTTTTTATTTGCAGCATCAAGTCATGCGGCATTTGTCCTTAACAGCACTCGTTATGTGTTTGATGGAAAAAGAGAGAATATCTCCGTACAGGTTGATAACCAGTCCACTCAGGAATATGGTGGACAGATATGGATTGAAAACCAGGACCAAAACGACAAAAATGTCTATTTTGTGCCCAGCCCGACATTTTTTAAAGTGGCCGATCAGCACAAACAAGTCCTGCGTATCCTGAAAATTAATGATGCGTTACCCAAAGATAAAGAATCGCTTTTCTGGATCAATATCCAGGAGATCCCCAAAGCACCGAAAGAAGGTACGAATGCATTATCAATTGCGCTGCATACCCAGGTCAAAATGTTTTATCGCCCTGATGCCCTGAAAGAGAAAAGAGAAAACGCCGAACAGCAGATTAAAATGATAAACAGTGATGGCAATACTGTTCTCTGGAATGATACGCCCTACTATTTTGCGATCATCAGTGTTAAACAAAACGGAGCACCTATTAAAGTTAGTAATGATATTAAAGAAAAATTATCTGTCTTTGCGCCAGGTGAAAAAGTTTCTCTGGGCAAATCAATTACCAGTAGCAGCCTTAGTATCGTAGCGTTTGATGATTATGGTGTTGACAAAGAGTATAAATTAAACAAATCCTGA
- the pefC gene encoding PefC/AfrB family outer membrane usher protein: protein MKKEIVFFAIIFHLASKYALAEEFNYNFIRGGSKEIPEILNNTGRNVSGKYFVDVILNKSKIANSVELNINNKDSQYICLTEDWLKNVGIYLNKEFYKDFFNASRECYNIEKEKNSQVKFDPSLQELSIDMPQAGFVDSKKEGGTWDYGSAGFKLAYDLNTSKSSDQERTTYGNIEGQINIGEWVLLGRGYAYQGEKFESNNLLLTHAIKSIKSDILIGKTQSYNTLNDGFTFYGAQLKSNQDMYPWDSQSYAPVINGIARTHARVTVEQGGYTLKSLVVPPGPFVINDLTGVYSGDIILKIYEEDGSVKEQRFPVAVLPNLLKPGNYNYNIAVGSKVDQYSDKRDDDSLFAQMTYDYGFEPFTLNTSALVDKNYNNFGLGLIRSFGWFGAVAMSGNLSQAKYHNGKAMNGFSASVKYARALGENANLQLIGYRFNSENYIDYADFNYRYYNLLNNRPKQRYESIITYQLPDMNVFFNMSAWKEDYWDSSSEVGANVNLSKSFNNISVSLNAGYSRLQGMENDYNAGVSLSVPFSMFDKSHYSFSGINYDRRNGTNFNTGVAGSVNSRLSYNASISQSRNTTGSAISASYLFDEVQTSASYSQMSSTSSSSFQVGGSVIGLPDAGILFTPVKNDEIAIVQMEDVPGVRFNGSMPGDKKGRAVIPLTAYNNNTITVNADNLPQSVELTENAINVTPTENAIIYKKVKYRKINTYIVKVISSNGFVIPMGSIAKTADNQEIGYVNNGGILLMNLEDKDEGIISVGDCKFNSQSLQKDMGKVQEIKCG, encoded by the coding sequence ATGAAAAAAGAGATCGTTTTTTTTGCAATTATTTTTCATTTAGCTTCAAAATATGCTCTTGCCGAGGAGTTTAATTACAATTTCATTCGTGGTGGAAGCAAAGAAATACCTGAAATACTCAACAACACTGGCAGAAATGTTTCTGGCAAATATTTCGTCGATGTAATATTAAATAAATCTAAAATTGCAAATTCTGTTGAGTTAAACATCAACAATAAAGATTCACAATATATTTGCCTGACAGAAGACTGGCTAAAAAATGTAGGCATATACCTTAATAAGGAATTTTATAAGGATTTTTTCAACGCTAGCCGAGAATGCTATAACATTGAAAAAGAAAAAAATAGCCAGGTAAAATTTGATCCTTCCCTGCAGGAGCTATCAATCGATATGCCTCAGGCAGGTTTTGTCGATTCTAAAAAAGAAGGCGGCACCTGGGATTATGGCAGCGCTGGTTTCAAACTCGCCTATGATCTTAATACTTCGAAATCAAGCGACCAGGAGCGGACAACATACGGGAATATCGAAGGCCAGATCAATATTGGAGAATGGGTCCTGCTTGGCAGGGGATATGCCTATCAGGGAGAAAAATTCGAGAGCAATAATCTTCTGTTAACACACGCGATAAAATCGATTAAATCAGATATTCTTATCGGTAAAACCCAGTCTTATAATACGTTGAACGATGGTTTTACCTTTTATGGCGCACAGTTAAAGTCAAACCAGGATATGTATCCCTGGGACTCGCAGTCTTATGCCCCGGTAATCAATGGTATTGCCAGAACACATGCGCGTGTCACTGTCGAACAAGGCGGATACACATTAAAATCGCTCGTGGTCCCGCCGGGTCCTTTTGTGATTAACGATCTGACCGGCGTGTATTCAGGGGACATTATTTTAAAAATCTATGAAGAAGATGGTTCGGTAAAAGAACAGCGATTCCCAGTCGCTGTGCTGCCCAACTTATTAAAACCTGGCAATTATAATTACAATATCGCGGTAGGTAGCAAAGTTGATCAATACAGTGACAAGCGTGATGATGACAGTTTATTCGCGCAGATGACCTATGATTACGGTTTTGAGCCTTTTACTCTCAATACCTCTGCGCTGGTCGATAAAAACTATAACAACTTTGGCCTGGGTCTTATCCGTTCTTTCGGCTGGTTTGGTGCCGTGGCAATGAGTGGTAACCTGTCACAGGCAAAATACCATAATGGCAAAGCCATGAACGGCTTTAGCGCATCGGTGAAATATGCCCGTGCCTTAGGGGAAAATGCGAATTTACAGTTAATCGGTTATCGCTTTAACTCAGAAAATTACATTGATTACGCGGATTTCAACTATCGCTATTACAATCTGTTAAACAACAGACCCAAGCAGCGGTATGAATCGATTATCACCTATCAACTCCCGGATATGAATGTGTTCTTCAACATGTCAGCCTGGAAGGAGGATTACTGGGACAGTTCCAGTGAGGTAGGTGCAAACGTCAATCTCAGTAAGAGTTTTAATAATATATCGGTCTCCCTGAATGCCGGGTATTCCCGACTGCAGGGTATGGAAAACGATTATAACGCAGGGGTATCTCTTAGCGTACCCTTCAGCATGTTTGATAAATCACACTACAGCTTCTCTGGCATAAATTATGATCGCCGTAATGGCACGAATTTCAATACCGGTGTTGCGGGAAGCGTTAATTCTCGCCTGAGCTATAATGCGTCCATCAGTCAGTCACGTAACACTACAGGAAGCGCGATTTCGGCGTCTTATCTGTTTGACGAGGTTCAAACCTCGGCAAGTTATTCGCAGATGAGCAGTACTTCCAGTTCTTCCTTCCAGGTCGGCGGAAGTGTTATCGGGCTGCCAGATGCAGGTATTCTTTTTACTCCTGTGAAAAATGATGAAATTGCGATTGTGCAAATGGAAGATGTTCCCGGTGTAAGATTTAATGGCTCGATGCCGGGCGATAAAAAAGGTCGCGCCGTCATTCCATTAACGGCGTATAACAATAACACGATTACGGTCAATGCCGACAACTTGCCTCAGAGCGTCGAATTGACAGAAAACGCAATCAATGTCACGCCGACAGAGAATGCAATTATCTACAAAAAAGTGAAATACAGAAAAATTAACACGTATATCGTAAAAGTCATCAGCAGTAATGGTTTTGTTATTCCAATGGGGAGTATCGCTAAAACCGCAGATAACCAGGAAATCGGCTACGTCAACAATGGCGGGATTCTGTTAATGAATCTTGAAGATAAAGATGAAGGGATCATTTCTGTAGGTGATTGCAAATTCAATTCACAATCGCTGCAGAAAGATATGGGTAAAGTACAGGAGATTAAGTGTGGCTAA
- a CDS encoding fimbrial protein, giving the protein MKKLILGSAIAAVLGVASSAMAAPNTGTVNFTGSVSTATCNIDLKDSAGSDISTVDLGTIATTATAGTVVNFKLIPKEQNCLTKAAATMTWNSPTLNATGLSNSVANGTNAVMLLTASNATAQDKSVKQGNTTFDYNVTGGIKSFDYAAALAKPNANTAFTAGAFSAAATYSVAYK; this is encoded by the coding sequence ATGAAAAAGCTGATTTTAGGTTCGGCAATTGCGGCAGTTCTGGGTGTAGCGTCTAGTGCTATGGCTGCGCCAAACACCGGTACTGTAAACTTTACAGGTAGTGTTTCTACTGCAACTTGTAATATCGATCTTAAAGATTCTGCTGGTAGCGATATTTCAACCGTTGATTTAGGGACAATTGCAACAACTGCTACTGCCGGTACAGTAGTAAACTTCAAACTGATCCCTAAAGAACAAAACTGCCTCACTAAAGCTGCTGCGACTATGACCTGGAATTCACCAACTTTAAATGCTACGGGTTTGAGCAACAGCGTAGCTAATGGTACTAATGCAGTTATGCTTCTGACGGCTTCAAACGCAACTGCTCAGGATAAATCTGTTAAACAAGGAAACACCACTTTTGATTATAACGTAACGGGTGGTATCAAATCATTTGATTATGCTGCTGCACTTGCTAAACCGAATGCAAACACAGCATTTACTGCTGGTGCCTTCAGCGCAGCTGCCACTTACTCAGTTGCATATAAATAA
- a CDS encoding S6 family peptidase, whose protein sequence is MNKIYAIKKNRKGEMVVVSEVSEGIRKYITSRVSMSVLLVTLLGVLYSAASTASRVGYDIPYQTYRDFSENKGLFKPGAVNIPLYDKQGNVLTTLNKAPMIDFSSNVRTGVATLVAPQYIVSVKHNAGYKNVKFGYGDDTNYTLVDRNNHWRDFHTPRLNKIVTEVTALDMTDAGTARGTYQNQERFPVFYRVGTGTQYVRDANGNPVHIAGGYAYKTGGIVNPPIISDWSFVTNIDDSPLSSYGAPGDSGSPLFAWDAKKNKWVIIAVQHAWAQVKGNTNWYTLIPVGDVANTMKEDADAPINSQRNEGDIHWSYDDKTGIGTLTQGANAWSMHGNFGPATTTSLNSGKDLTFQGGGSVVLENTIDQGAGTLTFDDDYIIKPLDSQTWKGGGIIVSSDHTVDWQVNGVQGDNLHKLGTGTLKVNGTGINPGGLNVGEGTVVLAQRPDSDGNVQAFNNVSIVSGRPTVVLSDDKQVNPDNIKWGYHGGKLDINGNSLTFHQLNGADDGAILTNSGRQASVSLDFNKAGATTAVANIWHGHFTGNVDVKNTVTPGTQNDFVMDGGMNTRGSFTQQDGRLFIQGHPVVHAVSSQAVADKLKALGDNSVLTQPVSFTQNDWETRHFNLKQLNLYNADFSLARNASLDTTLFADHSSVTLGSENLYIDLNDGNGVMTTPTFGQSKATNDADQSHFTGRIHLKKGSTLNINEHFTGGIDSADSSVRVASTDAVLSQYSRFSHSALSLANGAKLTATSGLVSDSEVAAGAGSTLSLLSGEYTAERWSVAGQGTTLNVGAGSVMTGNIQADDAASLNFGTAEEAHKNLFTAYGGNLNAPLARAAMKNTLWQANGQSVVKSLGLDGSQVRFSDAGAVGSLTVDNLTASNSQFIMNTDGKTADTVTVKQSLTGKNNALTVVPTTAPASNEMSPVALVTAPKTTATDVFTLKPVTQRSGVHTFTPQIGIVESGNSKQWQLEGFDVQQDNAAVQASKAVMNMGYRNFLTEMNNLNYRMGDLRNTHGETGAWARVFSGTGSADAGYSNSWTHLQIGADRKHAFDGGDLFTGVTATFTHSNSHSDGWSGQTKSTGIGLYASAMFDSGLYVDAIGKYVRHDNHYAASETEMPEQDYRSHSWYLGAETGWRFSLPGETYIQPQTELVYGSVSGTRFDWHSAGSDIHMQRKQDNPLIGRTGVESGKTFRDKDWELTALVGVHYQYDLFNPAETVVHDFAGETHIKNGKDSRAIFSLGVNAKIKENTRISLNIERSAFGDYDIDKAINANIRYSF, encoded by the coding sequence ATGAATAAAATATATGCGATAAAAAAGAACAGAAAGGGCGAGATGGTTGTTGTTTCAGAGGTCAGTGAAGGTATAAGAAAGTACATCACCTCGCGAGTATCGATGAGTGTACTATTAGTGACACTTTTGGGTGTGTTATATTCTGCAGCGTCAACGGCTTCCAGAGTAGGATACGATATTCCTTACCAGACTTACCGTGATTTTTCAGAAAATAAGGGTCTTTTCAAACCCGGCGCCGTGAATATTCCTCTTTATGATAAGCAAGGCAATGTCCTTACAACCTTAAATAAAGCACCCATGATAGACTTTAGTTCAAACGTCAGAACGGGGGTTGCAACCTTAGTCGCGCCTCAATATATTGTGAGTGTAAAGCATAATGCCGGCTATAAAAATGTAAAATTTGGTTATGGGGACGACACCAATTATACCCTGGTAGACAGAAATAACCACTGGAGGGACTTTCACACCCCCCGATTAAACAAAATTGTGACAGAGGTCACTGCGCTGGATATGACCGATGCAGGAACCGCAAGAGGTACATATCAGAATCAGGAACGGTTCCCCGTTTTCTATCGGGTAGGTACGGGCACGCAATATGTCAGAGATGCTAATGGCAATCCAGTACATATTGCTGGTGGGTATGCTTATAAAACGGGGGGGATTGTTAACCCTCCTATTATATCAGACTGGAGTTTCGTCACGAATATAGATGATTCTCCCCTGTCTTCTTATGGTGCTCCCGGGGATAGCGGTTCTCCGCTTTTTGCCTGGGATGCAAAGAAAAATAAATGGGTTATTATCGCTGTACAACATGCGTGGGCCCAGGTTAAAGGAAATACGAACTGGTATACCCTCATCCCAGTCGGTGACGTGGCCAATACCATGAAAGAGGACGCTGATGCCCCCATCAATTCACAACGAAATGAAGGTGATATTCACTGGTCTTATGATGATAAAACCGGCATCGGCACATTAACCCAGGGAGCGAACGCCTGGTCAATGCATGGCAATTTTGGTCCTGCTACGACTACCTCATTGAACAGCGGTAAAGATCTCACCTTCCAGGGGGGCGGTTCCGTTGTGTTAGAAAATACCATTGACCAGGGGGCGGGGACGCTGACCTTTGATGATGATTACATTATTAAGCCCCTGGATTCTCAGACCTGGAAAGGTGGCGGGATCATTGTTAGCAGCGATCACACCGTCGACTGGCAGGTGAACGGTGTTCAGGGTGATAATCTTCACAAGCTCGGTACCGGAACGCTGAAAGTGAATGGCACGGGTATCAACCCCGGAGGTCTGAATGTTGGCGAAGGGACGGTGGTTCTGGCGCAACGGCCAGACAGCGATGGCAATGTTCAGGCCTTCAATAATGTCAGTATTGTGAGTGGTCGCCCAACCGTTGTGTTAAGCGATGACAAACAGGTTAATCCCGACAATATCAAATGGGGCTATCACGGCGGTAAGCTTGATATTAACGGTAATAGCCTTACCTTCCATCAGCTTAATGGTGCGGATGATGGGGCGATCCTGACCAACAGCGGGCGGCAGGCTTCCGTTAGTCTGGATTTCAACAAAGCGGGTGCCACGACGGCGGTGGCAAACATCTGGCATGGCCACTTCACCGGCAATGTTGATGTCAAAAATACCGTTACGCCCGGAACGCAGAATGACTTTGTCATGGATGGCGGGATGAACACGCGAGGGAGTTTCACCCAACAAGATGGCCGCCTGTTTATTCAGGGGCATCCGGTCGTTCACGCTGTGAGCAGCCAGGCTGTGGCGGATAAGCTGAAGGCGCTTGGCGACAATTCTGTTCTCACTCAGCCGGTTTCCTTTACCCAGAATGACTGGGAGACCCGCCATTTCAACCTGAAACAGCTTAATCTTTACAACGCTGATTTTAGTCTGGCGAGGAATGCCAGCCTCGATACCACTCTTTTTGCAGACCATTCCTCCGTAACGCTGGGCAGTGAAAATCTCTATATCGATCTCAATGACGGGAACGGCGTGATGACCACGCCCACATTCGGGCAGTCAAAAGCGACAAACGACGCCGATCAGAGCCATTTCACCGGACGCATCCACCTGAAGAAAGGTTCCACCCTGAACATTAATGAGCATTTTACCGGCGGGATTGACAGCGCAGACAGTTCGGTGAGGGTGGCATCCACCGACGCCGTTCTCAGCCAGTACAGCCGTTTCAGCCACTCAGCGTTGTCGCTGGCAAATGGTGCTAAGCTGACGGCAACCTCGGGGCTGGTTTCTGACAGTGAAGTGGCTGCCGGTGCGGGGTCAACGCTTTCGCTGTTATCCGGCGAGTATACCGCTGAGCGCTGGAGCGTTGCCGGACAGGGCACGACGCTGAATGTCGGCGCGGGTAGCGTAATGACAGGAAATATTCAGGCGGATGATGCCGCCAGCCTGAATTTTGGTACGGCAGAGGAAGCCCATAAGAATCTGTTCACGGCTTATGGCGGCAACCTGAATGCGCCACTGGCTCGTGCGGCGATGAAGAATACCCTTTGGCAGGCGAACGGGCAGTCCGTTGTGAAATCCCTCGGCCTGGATGGTTCGCAAGTGCGCTTCAGCGACGCCGGTGCAGTGGGTTCTCTGACTGTGGACAATCTGACTGCCAGCAACAGTCAGTTCATCATGAACACTGACGGTAAAACGGCAGATACAGTAACGGTTAAACAGTCGCTGACGGGTAAAAATAATGCGCTGACTGTTGTCCCGACAACAGCCCCCGCCAGTAATGAAATGTCACCCGTAGCGTTAGTTACGGCACCGAAAACAACGGCTACCGATGTGTTCACGCTCAAACCGGTGACACAGCGCTCGGGTGTTCATACCTTCACGCCGCAGATCGGCATCGTGGAGAGCGGGAACAGCAAACAATGGCAGCTGGAAGGATTTGACGTGCAGCAGGACAATGCGGCGGTGCAGGCCAGCAAAGCTGTTATGAATATGGGATACAGAAACTTCTTGACGGAGATGAACAACCTGAACTACCGCATGGGTGATCTGCGCAACACTCACGGTGAAACCGGGGCGTGGGCGCGCGTCTTCAGCGGTACGGGTTCCGCTGATGCGGGTTATTCCAACAGCTGGACTCATCTCCAGATTGGAGCCGACAGAAAGCACGCATTTGACGGTGGTGATTTGTTTACCGGTGTGACGGCCACGTTCACTCACAGTAACAGCCATAGCGATGGCTGGTCCGGTCAGACGAAATCAACCGGTATCGGTCTCTATGCGTCCGCGATGTTCGACTCAGGGCTGTATGTGGATGCGATCGGCAAGTATGTTCGCCACGACAACCACTATGCTGCGAGTGAAACCGAAATGCCGGAGCAGGATTACCGTTCGCACTCCTGGTATCTAGGGGCAGAAACGGGTTGGCGCTTCTCGTTACCTGGTGAAACCTATATTCAGCCGCAGACGGAACTGGTTTATGGCTCGGTGTCAGGAACCCGGTTTGACTGGCACTCTGCAGGCTCAGATATCCATATGCAGCGTAAGCAGGATAATCCGTTGATAGGTCGTACAGGTGTGGAATCCGGGAAAACGTTCAGGGACAAAGACTGGGAACTGACGGCGCTGGTGGGCGTTCATTATCAGTATGACCTGTTTAATCCGGCAGAAACGGTTGTCCATGATTTTGCCGGGGAAACTCATATTAAGAATGGTAAAGATAGCCGGGCGATCTTCAGTTTAGGCGTTAACGCCAAAATTAAAGAAAACACCAGGATTAGTCTTAATATAGAGCGTTCAGCCTTCGGTGATTACGATATTGATAAGGCAATTAACGCTAATATCCGTTATTCATTCTGA
- a CDS encoding AraC family transcriptional regulator, with product MNSQSALSTLNFPAKESFAHNNLLVLKKIRFYNCAIIYLRDAQLLIKTKDGQSFNVPPESLCYIEKNTVIDVALKVLGKGVPYEIYHVDSDVLSCICKVMEPLLLDPQRVNQTRRKIFTCPVDETDTEIFRRLMGNDVPQHRQVYKITYLLSKMRDIESLVYSLSVSTDTTFTERLKSIVEADLSKSWKLADLARILHMSEVSIRKKLEKESNNFNTLVLDIRMHQAAKLITTTEKHINSIANEVGYTSTSYFIRNFKEFFGITPKQFALKVKKQSL from the coding sequence ATGAATAGTCAAAGTGCTTTAAGTACCCTTAATTTTCCGGCTAAGGAAAGTTTTGCACACAACAATCTGTTGGTGCTGAAAAAGATACGTTTTTATAACTGCGCGATTATCTATCTGCGGGATGCGCAACTGCTTATAAAAACGAAAGATGGGCAGTCCTTTAATGTACCCCCTGAATCACTGTGCTATATCGAAAAAAACACTGTGATTGATGTGGCATTAAAAGTGTTAGGTAAAGGCGTTCCCTACGAGATCTATCATGTTGATAGTGATGTGTTAAGCTGTATTTGTAAGGTGATGGAGCCGCTCCTGTTGGATCCGCAACGAGTTAACCAGACGCGGCGTAAAATATTTACCTGTCCTGTTGATGAAACAGATACAGAAATCTTCAGACGATTAATGGGGAACGATGTCCCGCAACACCGACAAGTCTATAAAATAACCTATCTTCTTTCTAAAATGAGGGATATAGAATCGTTAGTTTATTCCTTGTCGGTATCAACGGATACCACCTTTACTGAGCGACTGAAGTCAATCGTTGAAGCTGATCTTTCTAAATCGTGGAAGCTGGCAGATCTGGCGAGAATTTTACATATGTCGGAGGTGTCGATTCGTAAAAAGCTTGAGAAAGAGAGTAATAATTTTAATACGCTGGTGTTGGATATTCGCATGCATCAGGCGGCGAAACTTATCACCACGACTGAGAAGCACATTAACAGTATCGCCAATGAAGTGGGCTATACCAGTACATCTTATTTTATCCGTAACTTTAAAGAGTTTTTTGGTATTACACCGAAGCAGTTTGCTTTAAAAGTCAAAAAACAGTCATTATGA
- a CDS encoding DUF1471 domain-containing protein codes for MKTFIAIVTASLFSAAAFSASAQSVTATGTTLDSAESVIAQKAKEMNASEYKITSARMGNTVTMSAELYK; via the coding sequence ATGAAAACTTTTATCGCAATTGTTACCGCTTCTCTGTTCTCTGCTGCGGCGTTTAGCGCCTCTGCGCAATCTGTAACGGCAACGGGCACCACGCTGGATTCTGCGGAAAGCGTCATTGCGCAGAAAGCGAAAGAGATGAACGCCTCTGAATACAAAATCACCAGCGCTCGCATGGGCAACACCGTCACCATGAGTGCCGAACTGTATAAATAA